The Bradyrhizobium sp. CCGB01 genome segment CAGCACCTCGCGGCTGTCCCTCGGGTTCGCCGATTTCGCGATCAGCTTGCGCGAGACGAGTTCCGCGAGCGCGCGGCTGATCTGGCCCTTGTCCTGGCCGACGGCTTCGGCGAGCCGCGCCACGCTCATCGGCGGACGGCGGCCGAGCGAGGCGACGAGACCGAACTCGACCGAGGACAGTCCGGCGAGGCGCTTGTAGCGCAGGATCGCGCCGCGCTTAAGCAGGTTGGCAAGCACCATCAGCCGCGACGACAGCATCACGGTGATCGGCGCCGGCGAGTGACTTTCGTCCGCATCGGGCGACGCGTGCCCGTCCCTGCTCGATGTCTGGCTCATGATCCACCTCTGCCAAGAAAGCCAGGGCGTGCCAAGTCTTGGTAGCGCAACCTCCCCAACCACTTCCGAATGCGATTAAGAGGCATTTTGAAATATCGTTGACATTGTCATCGATCTGCCTTTGACTGTGCCAACACGCGAAGATGACCGGGTCACCAAGGCCCGGCGGCGCGGGAGGAAGCGTATGACCATGACCCAGCGGGATCGCGATCTCGGCACCGGCTATGCAATGAAGCC includes the following:
- a CDS encoding MarR family winged helix-turn-helix transcriptional regulator, which gives rise to MSQTSSRDGHASPDADESHSPAPITVMLSSRLMVLANLLKRGAILRYKRLAGLSSVEFGLVASLGRRPPMSVARLAEAVGQDKGQISRALAELVSRKLIAKSANPRDSREVLVSLTAAGLAAHDAIVEGAQERNRQLLEQLSKDEFETLLAQIDRLTATAEKMLEAEKVPR